From a single Halorussus limi genomic region:
- a CDS encoding MFS transporter, whose protein sequence is MTDDSDASGARRGTVGLVAGLFTLSAAAGAYEIAPASVLPLVRDSLGVGPTAGSWLVSVMYLTAVVTSVPVGVVLDRVRVRRAVAVAALALLVAGAWGWVAATAGAYWWLVASRILGGFSYVVVWNAGTNLVGQAVGPDVRATAVGVFTASAPVGFALGQFGSPLLADPFGWAATLPVFAAIAVVGVAVFLVATKGRRIGVETATPSREEVGDLFTNGAAWTLYGLSFLAFSLYLFLNSWLPSYLNDSLGVSLAVSGLLTAVFPAVGVVSRTSAGLVSDRLFGGQRRPVVLLAFVAAAPAVVGFVAVSGVAGAVALVVVAGFAVQLSIGLLYTYVPEVVAPAVRTTAISLLTSVGLLGAFVAPIAGGAIIDAAGYRPAFLVAGVVAVLGVALAWYAPDVR, encoded by the coding sequence GTGACCGACGACTCAGACGCCTCCGGCGCGCGCCGCGGAACCGTCGGCCTCGTCGCCGGACTCTTCACGCTCTCGGCCGCGGCGGGCGCGTACGAAATCGCGCCCGCCAGCGTCCTTCCGCTCGTCCGGGACTCGCTCGGGGTCGGGCCGACCGCGGGGTCGTGGCTGGTCAGCGTGATGTACCTGACCGCGGTCGTCACCAGCGTCCCGGTCGGGGTCGTCCTCGACCGGGTTCGCGTCCGGCGCGCGGTCGCCGTCGCGGCGCTCGCGCTCTTGGTCGCCGGCGCGTGGGGTTGGGTCGCCGCGACGGCGGGCGCGTACTGGTGGCTGGTCGCCTCCCGAATTCTGGGCGGGTTCTCCTACGTCGTGGTCTGGAACGCGGGCACGAATCTGGTCGGGCAGGCCGTCGGGCCGGACGTCCGCGCGACCGCTGTCGGGGTGTTCACCGCGAGCGCGCCGGTCGGGTTCGCGCTCGGCCAGTTCGGCAGTCCCCTGCTCGCCGACCCCTTCGGGTGGGCCGCCACGCTGCCGGTCTTCGCGGCCATCGCGGTGGTCGGCGTCGCCGTCTTCCTGGTGGCGACGAAGGGACGGCGCATCGGCGTCGAGACCGCGACGCCGTCGCGCGAGGAGGTCGGCGACCTGTTCACCAACGGGGCGGCGTGGACGCTCTACGGCCTGTCCTTTCTGGCGTTCTCGCTGTACCTGTTCCTCAACAGTTGGCTCCCGAGCTATCTGAACGACAGCCTCGGCGTCTCGCTCGCGGTCAGCGGTCTCCTGACCGCGGTGTTCCCCGCCGTCGGCGTCGTCTCGCGGACCAGCGCCGGACTCGTCTCGGACCGACTCTTCGGCGGGCAGCGCCGCCCGGTCGTCCTGCTGGCGTTCGTCGCGGCCGCGCCCGCCGTGGTCGGGTTCGTCGCCGTCTCGGGGGTCGCCGGTGCGGTCGCGCTGGTCGTCGTCGCGGGGTTCGCGGTCCAACTCTCCATCGGCCTGCTCTACACCTACGTCCCGGAGGTGGTCGCGCCCGCGGTCAGGACCACGGCCATCTCGCTGCTGACCAGCGTGGGCCTGCTCGGGGCCTTCGTCGCGCCGATTGCGGGCGGCGCGATAATCGACGCCGCGGGCTACCGACCGGCGTTCTTGGTCGCGGGCGTCGTCGCAGTGCTGGGTGTCGCGCTGGCGTGGTACGCGCCGGACGTGAGATGA
- a CDS encoding aldo/keto reductase has translation MEYVRLGSTGTKVSELCFGTWRFAKETDGTVETDRSTAFDLLDAAWDAGINFLDTANVYGDPNGTAEEWIGDWLSDYDREDFVLASKVYFGVGDGPNDRGLSRKHIRNQIEGTLERLGTDYLDVYYIHRWDEETPVEETLRTLNDLVREGKVNYLAASSMSAWKLTKALWTSDVEGLERFEVTQPRFNAAYRDPVAEYLDVCADRDLAVCPYSPLEGGFLTGKYERDGDGPEGSRGDLYDWKNRFDERQWDVLDEVRSVADETDATPAQVSLRWLADQREFQCIPIVGARTPDQLEENLGATDVSLSDDQFERIESAYE, from the coding sequence ATGGAGTACGTCCGACTCGGGTCCACCGGCACGAAAGTCTCGGAACTCTGCTTCGGCACGTGGCGCTTCGCCAAGGAGACCGACGGCACCGTCGAGACCGACCGCTCGACCGCGTTCGACCTGCTCGACGCCGCGTGGGACGCTGGAATCAACTTCCTCGACACCGCGAACGTCTACGGCGACCCCAACGGCACCGCCGAGGAGTGGATCGGCGACTGGCTCTCGGACTACGACCGCGAGGACTTCGTGCTGGCCTCGAAGGTCTACTTCGGCGTCGGCGACGGCCCGAACGACCGGGGCCTCTCGCGCAAGCACATCCGGAACCAGATAGAGGGCACGCTCGAACGCCTCGGCACCGACTACCTCGACGTGTACTACATCCACCGCTGGGACGAGGAGACGCCCGTCGAGGAGACCCTCCGGACGCTGAACGACCTCGTGCGCGAGGGGAAAGTCAACTACCTCGCCGCGAGTTCGATGTCGGCGTGGAAGCTGACTAAGGCGCTCTGGACCAGCGACGTGGAGGGACTCGAACGCTTCGAGGTGACCCAACCCCGGTTCAACGCGGCCTACCGCGACCCGGTGGCGGAGTACCTCGACGTGTGCGCCGACCGCGACCTCGCGGTCTGTCCCTACTCGCCGCTCGAAGGCGGCTTTCTCACCGGCAAGTACGAGCGCGACGGCGACGGTCCGGAGGGGTCGCGCGGCGACCTCTACGACTGGAAGAACCGGTTCGACGAGCGCCAGTGGGACGTGCTGGACGAGGTTCGGAGCGTCGCCGACGAGACCGACGCCACGCCCGCGCAGGTCTCGCTCCGGTGGTTGGCCGACCAGCGCGAGTTCCAATGCATTCCCATCGTCGGCGCGCGGACGCCCGACCAACTGGAGGAGAATCTCGGCGCGACGGACGTGTCGCTGTCGGACGACCAGTTCGAGCGCATCGAGAGCGCCTACGAGTAG